CGTCCGTCCGCGTCGAGGACCGGCTGGTCGCCGCCGACTCGGAAGCGGCCCGTACGTTCACCGGGGGAGATGTCCTCCGCGGGGCTGAAGTAGGTCCATAGCCGGTTGGAGGTGCGCAGGACGTTCAGGGCGTCCCGGTGACCGCGCACCGCGGCGGCGTACTCCCGTGGCAAGCCGATCGCGTCGAGAGCTTCGTGCAGGAGCTCGTCGGAGTCGGCTCGTACGACTCCGGGCTCGATCTCCAGGCTGCCGGCGCCGCCGATGACGATGAGCCGGGTCCGGGGGTGACTCTCCAGCGCCTTGAGGAGTGCCCGTGCGGCGGTGACGTAGACCGTGGGATCGGCGATCGAGCGGGCCACGGTGTCAGCGATGTCGTTCGCGGCGTTCCCGGGCTGGAATCCACTGATCAGTACGTCGAGGCCGGGTATGGCGGCGGAGACCGCGTCGGCATCAAGGACGTCGACGCTCTTCCAGGTGATGTCCTGCCGGTCCTCCTCGATCCGGGTGGCGTCGCGACTGAAGGCCACGACCTGGTGGCCCCGGCCGAGGGCTTCGGTGACGACGCGACTGCCGATGGTGCCTGTGGCCCCGATGACTCCGATGCGCATAGCTCTCCCCTGGGTAGTGCCGACGATTCTGCGCGGCATGAAGAAACTATACGGCGTGAAGTAAAAATACGGGGCTCAGTATCGTGACGCTGTAGAGTCGGCGGTCATGGGAAGCGTGGGAAGCACCAAGGGGCGCCGCGAGCGGCTGCGCGCGGAGACGACTGCCGAGATCAAGAGGGTCGCGCTGGAGCTGATGGCCTCGGGCGGACCCGACGCGATCACGCTGCGGGCCATCGCTCGCGAGATGGGCATGACGGCCAACGCCATCTACGGGTACTTCGCCACCCGTGACGACCTGGTCACCACGCTGATCAACAGCGTCTACACCTCGCTGGCCGACGCGGTGGAAACCGCATGGGAGGCCACCCCCGCGCACGACCCGGCCGCCCGGATTCAGGCATGGGCCCGCGCCTTCAGGGACTGGGCGCTGACCAACCCGGAGGGATTCCGTCTCGTCTACGGCGATCCCGTGCCCGGCTACCGGCCCCCCGAGGGCGGTGCCGCCCCGGACGCCGCCCACCGCGTCTGCACCGGGATCACCGCTCTCGCGGCCGCTGCCTGGCCGAAGGCCGAACTCCGTTACATGGACAGCGGCTTCGAGTGGTCCGACTTCGACCCGGGCCTATTGGACAAGGTCCGCCCGGCCTTCCCCGAGCTGCCGCCGGCCGCCGTGGCCCTGGCCCTGCGCATCTGGAGCCATCTGCATGGCCTGGTGTCACTGGAGATCTACGGCCACCTGCAGACGCAGGCCCTCAACCCGGAGAAACTGTTCCGCGAAGAACTGACCCAGCTCATCCGCTCCTTGGGCATCACGCCGCGAACGTAACAGCCCTGTGTGACCGGCCATCCGTAGTGCCCCTGTCACCAGGACCCCT
Above is a window of Streptomyces sp. NBC_00490 DNA encoding:
- a CDS encoding TetR/AcrR family transcriptional regulator; its protein translation is MGSVGSTKGRRERLRAETTAEIKRVALELMASGGPDAITLRAIAREMGMTANAIYGYFATRDDLVTTLINSVYTSLADAVETAWEATPAHDPAARIQAWARAFRDWALTNPEGFRLVYGDPVPGYRPPEGGAAPDAAHRVCTGITALAAAAWPKAELRYMDSGFEWSDFDPGLLDKVRPAFPELPPAAVALALRIWSHLHGLVSLEIYGHLQTQALNPEKLFREELTQLIRSLGITPRT
- a CDS encoding NAD(P)-dependent oxidoreductase; protein product: MRIGVIGATGTIGSRVVTEALGRGHQVVAFSRDATRIEEDRQDITWKSVDVLDADAVSAAIPGLDVLISGFQPGNAANDIADTVARSIADPTVYVTAARALLKALESHPRTRLIVIGGAGSLEIEPGVVRADSDELLHEALDAIGLPREYAAAVRGHRDALNVLRTSNRLWTYFSPAEDISPGERTGRFRVGGDQPVLDADGRSRISAEDAAIALLDEAELPRFVQRRFTVGY